The Mangrovibacillus cuniculi sequence TAAACTAACATATTATGTAAGATAATAACGCAATTTACGGGAGGCTCCAGTCACTATGCACAAAATACTGCTGTTCTGTGATCCTGGTATAGATGATTCTTTAGCAATCATTTACGCCCTTCTTCATCCTGACATCAATCTAGTTGGCGTGGTAACTAGTTACGGTAACGTTTCAGCCGAACAATCTACTAGCAATGCAGCTTACCTACTTTCACTTGCAGGGAGATCCGATATTCCCATTTTCTATGGAGCTAACTTCGCATTGAGTGGAGAACTAGCTACTTATTATCCAGAGATACACGGTGAAGATGGGATTGGGCCCATCGTGACACCATCCGATCTAAAATATAATGTAACACCGTTTTGCGAACTGTTCCCATTTATTGAAGAACACATTGATGACATCAAAATTGTAGATACTGGCCGCTCCACATCTCTTGCCATGGCATTTAACTTTTTTAATGGCTTGTTAAAACAAGTGAAGGAAATCTATTTGATGGGTGGAGCATTCTTTGTTCCTGGCAACGTTACTCCTCTCGCAGAAGCTAACTTTCACGGTGATCCACTTGCCACCAAGATTGTATTAGAGCATGCACAAAAAGTGTATATTACGCCACTGAACGTCACCAATAGAGCTGTCATTAACAGTCAAATAGCTGAGCACGTATCTCAAAAAGCTAGAAATCCATATACCAAGATAATTTTAGACACTTCGAGGTATTATATATCTGCCTACAACAAACTGAATCCAAGGATTGGTGGAGCTGCTCGTCACGATTTGTTTACACTGTACTACTTATTAAACAAAGAACAGATTGATTCCGTGCAAAAACGCGTTTGGGTTGAGCTAAATGCAGGATCAAAAGGCTTAACACACATGGATTTTAGAAGTCCAGAAAATGATTCAACAAGCCCACATATCGTTGCTCTCGATTTCGACTATGAAAGATTCATTGTAGATTTTATTAATGTCATGACCAGGCCACTTAAGACATAAAAAAAGAATCCCATTGGATTCTTTTTTGGATTTCCTTATTCCACCCAACCTAACTCCATCATACGCTCAAACACCGCTTCCCCAATCAATTCATATCCGACCTGGTTAAAATGAACGTAATCCACTAATAGACTCGGTGGAACAGAACCACTTGCTATAGCGTCTTTATCCGCTTTAGTCGCTTTTATATTAACTCTACCCAAATTCACATTTGATAGATACTCACGCAAATTAATATACTGAATACCGTACGTTTCCTCCATGACCTTTTCTAATTCTGCTCTGCTTTCCTTCGTTCCACTAGTTAAACCTAATACCAAAAACTTCTCATCATACTTTTCCATATGAATAATCGAATCCACATGTGACACCAACTCTTCTGGCGTCTCATATCCGCCATTTTGTCCAATAAACACAACCGGTACAAAGCCTTCGTATTGATTTGTTGCATTCGTCACTATAGTCGAACCATCTGCAATAGTAGTAGTTCTTCCTGTTTGACTACGCTGGAATGAATACGCATCTTTCTCTTTATCCCATGAAATTTTACCTTCAATTCCATTGATGGTAACTGGATTTATCCCTCTATCTCCACGTCTAAACGGAATAACTTCATGCCCGTTTTCAGATTGAAGAGTAATATTCACTGGTATGGAAGTGGAAGGAATCGTTGTGTTATTTACCAACGAAAACGGTACTCCACCAGCTCGACCAATAATCGTATTCGTATCCTCACCACTTACTCCCATGTTTACGACAGGTACGTTCACACCTTGTTCCTGTAACAATCTTTGAAGCACTCCAGGATAATTTGTTCCTTTCCCTCCTGCTCCTTTCGTTAAGGAATCTCCCCAGACAACGATGCCAGGGAAGTTGGGTTTTGTAGCTTCTGCACGATCCGTTATTTTATATGTACCAACACCAATTAATAAGATAAATAAAATTCCTAAGATAGACCACTTGGAGTATAATTTCATGATTGATTCGTCCTCTCAGCTTGATTCAGGTGTTCAACTTTTTTCCTATGCCGTAATACCTGTATTTTCTGAAAATTCTATCAAAATATTACGCATAAATCTATACCTTTTAACGAAAAACTGATATTTTTCTACAGGATTAGTTTGTACAAAAAATGAAATAAGATGAAACAGAACGGAGGGACAATGTGGTATTTAGCATGATACATCATACATTTAAATTTATCGAAAAAAGTATTCTAGAGAATTTGCTTCCTTTGCATCCGAAGTACCTAAAAACGCTAAGAAATTCATGAGCGAACTGGGCCAATCCAATGGAACAGAAATAGCACTATTTGAACCCAAGAAGGGGAAAGACCACCTGTTTGGAGAGTATTATGATTAAGGAGCAACTGACTGCTCTGATTGGTATGGAGTATGTCGAATTGGAAGGCGATTACGCTTTTATTCGAGGAAAGACAGTGGAAATGGATATCCTGCACCACTCTTTACAAGAATGGATGCAGAGGGAAGGTTTGCAGCAAGATCTTTCAAGATATATTGTGGAAGCATATTATCCTTCCACAACAGATGAAATGGTAGAAATACTCATTCCAACTTATACCAAAAAGTAAAATCAAATCAGATAGCAAAAATTGGTGTCGTTTTTCCTACATACACCTACAATCTGTAATGTTACAATTATATTACAAATAATAATGGAGGTTATTATGAAAGCAAAACAATTCTTACTAGTAATTTGTGCAGTATTCCTTGTTTCTGTTATAGGTTTAATGATCTGGTTTTACAATACAACGATCACCAAACAATTAAACGATTATACTAAAGAGAAATATGGAGAGAAAATAGTCTTAGTGGAAGAAGGCGCTTCTCATACTGGTAATATGGGGGATACGGTTCATAAAGTAGCATTAAAAAGTGATCCTTCCATAGAGTTTAATATAGAAGTGGATGGAGATTTATTCGAAAGATTGTTTACTGTTGTGAGAGATGATTTAGAGTACATGATAACAGTTAACAAAGAATTTCCTAAATTGACGCCTTATGTAGGGGAGATTGAATCACTAGAATTTATTATTCCTAGAACTCCTACGTTCGATCTCTTTTCAGAAGTAATGGAAGATGACCCACATTTGTTTATAGTGATGGATGAGTATGATTTTAATGCAGACATTTTTGAAAAACAAACTCTTCACAGGTACTATCAATTAATTAAACTACTAAACAAAGCTGATACAAGTTACCAAGACCTTCGCATTCATCTATTCGTTGATCGTCCCCAGTCATTTCACATAGCAAATATTAAATCTATTACATCGAGCGAGCAAATAGCACAGATGATTTATGAGCAAAGTCCAGAAATTAAAAATCTTCTAGCTAAGTAGAAATGGAAAAATTAATCTTTTTTATGAAAAACGCCAGCCTATGTATAAGCTGGCGTTTTTAAAGTTATGTACGTGATTCTTCTCACTTATTATTTTTTATATTTACCCAAACAGCCATCCCAATAGGCACAGCGAGGAATATTACTCCACCGCTAAACAAGAGAACAAGTATCTCTCCCCCTACTTGAACTGGTGAGTATATTCTATACATAGACATAAAAAGTAAGAAAGGCAGCGTTGATAAGGTGCTGATCTTTAGTAAGTCAAAGTCATCTTTTCCTGGTTTTAAGAAATTTAATCCTATCCAAAGCGCTAAGAAGATGATAATCTTCATTTCTTTATATAGTCCATAAAATCCATACGGAATATCAAAAAACAAATTCATAAATATTAGTAAATATTCTGCTAAATCTCCCATTAAAATAATAGAATATGCGACAGTGAGTGCCATAACTACTCGTTTTATTTTGTCATATAAAAAGTAAACTATAGTTCCTAACACCACAGCGTAAGCTAAGAATACTAACGGATTGCCGGTGGATTTTAATATATAATCCCAAATTTCCGTACCAAACCACTTTCTTTGTAAGATATAAACGGAAGTATCCTGAATTAAAAAGTAAGAACTTAACATAAAGCCGACGATTATTATTATTTTACTGATGTGTTTCATTTTACAATCCTCTCTTTTTGACTTACTCATATTTTACCATTTATGGTTAAGGATTTATCTAGGAAAATGTTACCTATAATTAAAAGCTAGTACTAGTAGGTCATATAACCCATTTACATTCTTTTGGATTATTTGTTACATATATATTACAAAGTGTAATTAGAGTGGAACTTAATGAAATGGTTTTAGTAGAAGTATTCATTCGAACTTTAATAATAAAAAAATAAATGTAATCGAAATTGGTGTCGTTTTTCCTACATACATCCACACCTTGTAATGTTACAATTTTGTTACAAAAAAATACGGAGGTAGTTATGGCAGCGAAGAGGTTCTTACAAATGATTGGTGTAGTATTTCTTGTCTCTATAGTAGGTTCAGTATTCTGGTTTTTTAACACTTCGGTAGAAAAACAATTAAATAATTATACGAAAGAAAAGTATGGGGAAAAAGTAATACTGGTGGAACAAGGTGCTACTCATACCGGGAATATGGGAGACACGGTTCATAAAGTGGCATTAAAGAGTAATCCCTCTGTAGCATTTAATATTGAAGTAGATGGAGATTTATTTGGGAGAACGTTCACTGTGGTCAGAGATGATTTAGAGTATGCAAGAAAAGCTAGTAAAGAATTAATAAAATTAGATCCTTACTTAGACAAAATAGCATCATTAGGATTTTCTTTGTCAGATCTTCCTACTTTTGATTTATATTCCGAAATAAGAAGCACCGAACCATATCAAGTTAACCTCATTGATAAAAAGGGATTTTCACTAT is a genomic window containing:
- a CDS encoding nucleoside hydrolase, with protein sequence MHKILLFCDPGIDDSLAIIYALLHPDINLVGVVTSYGNVSAEQSTSNAAYLLSLAGRSDIPIFYGANFALSGELATYYPEIHGEDGIGPIVTPSDLKYNVTPFCELFPFIEEHIDDIKIVDTGRSTSLAMAFNFFNGLLKQVKEIYLMGGAFFVPGNVTPLAEANFHGDPLATKIVLEHAQKVYITPLNVTNRAVINSQIAEHVSQKARNPYTKIILDTSRYYISAYNKLNPRIGGAARHDLFTLYYLLNKEQIDSVQKRVWVELNAGSKGLTHMDFRSPENDSTSPHIVALDFDYERFIVDFINVMTRPLKT